One window from the genome of Cryptomeria japonica chromosome 6, Sugi_1.0, whole genome shotgun sequence encodes:
- the LOC131077595 gene encoding NAD(P)H-quinone oxidoreductase subunit J, chloroplastic-like, translated as MKMAPSLVRLYEQMPEPKYVIAMGACTITGGMFSTDSYSTVRGVDKLIPVDIYLPGCPPKPEAIIDAIIKLREKIAQEISEDRNEFQQGKRTPGGSLASVYHLTKINDNADQPEEVCIKVFVPREDPRIPSVLRIWKGANFQERESYDMLGIFYESHPCLKRILMPESWIGWPLRKDYIAPDFYEIQDSH; from the exons ATGAAAATGGCTCCTTCTTTAGTGAGATTATATGAACAAATGCCTGAACCAAAATATGTAATTGCTATGGGAGCCTGTACTATTACAGGAGGAATGTTTAGTACAGATTCTTATAGTACCGTTCGCGGAGTAGATAAGTTAATTCCTGTGGATATCTATTTGCCGGGTTGCCCTCCTAAACCAGAAGCTATTATAGATGCTATAATAAAACTTCGTGAAAAAATAGCTCAAGAAATATCTGAAGATAGAAACGAGTTTCAACAAGGAAAGAG AA CACCAGGGGGTTCCTTAGCTAGTGTATATCATCTTACGAAAATAAACGATAATGCAGATCAACCCGAAGAGGTGTGTATAAAAGTATTTGTCCCAAGGGAAGATCCCAGAATCCCGTCTGTTCTACGTATTTGGAAAGGTGCTAATTTCCAGGAACGGGAATCTTATGATATGTTGGGAATATTTTATGAAAGTCATCCATGTCTAAAACGTATATTGATGCCAGAAAGTTGGATTGGGTGGCCTTTACGCAAAGACTATATTGCACCTGATTTTTATGAAATACAAGATTCTCATtga